A single Paenibacillus kribbensis DNA region contains:
- a CDS encoding type B 50S ribosomal protein L31 → MKKDLHPTLNKVIFLDPSCGFSFLSASTKHSQETMEWEDGNTYPVIRVDTSSASHPFFTGKQRNVDIGGRVDRFNKKYNLK, encoded by the coding sequence ATGAAAAAAGATCTTCATCCAACTTTGAACAAAGTTATCTTTTTGGACCCTAGCTGTGGATTCTCTTTCCTGAGTGCTTCCACTAAACATTCGCAAGAAACGATGGAATGGGAAGATGGCAACACATACCCGGTTATCCGTGTAGATACTAGTTCCGCTTCTCACCCGTTCTTCACAGGTAAACAAAGAAACGTGGATATCGGTGGTCGTGTGGATCGCTTTAACAAAAAATACAACCTTAAGTAA